The nucleotide sequence TCATTCTCTCCAAGCACTGCTGGTATTTATCAAGTTTACGTCTATGGTAAGGATAGATTAGAAACTGATGCTTACAGCGTTATGGGAAGCACCTCCCTAACAGTTTTTAATCCTGTTAAGATATCAAACGTTACTGCTAGTGGCTATATGTATGACGGAAAACCAATTACACTTACTTCCAATACTACAGACGGAAGTACTTCTGGTTTTAACTACAGATATGAAGTATATAAGAATGGTGCGCTTGTTTCCTCCAGCGACTATAGCATTTCTCCAAATTATACTTTTACTCCAATAACCTATGGCACATACACTATAAAGGCCTTTGTTAAGGACAATTTAAGCATTAATAACCTTGACGCTGAAAAAGACTTTTCAATAAATGTGAATAAAGCTCCTTTATCAGCAGCTCTACCTTTAAATTATGGGATGACAAGTGGTGACGTAACTAATCTTCAAAACGCTTTAATCTATTTAGGCTACAGTATTTCAAGTGCTACAGGTTATTATGGAACTCAAACTAAAAGCGTAGTTAGCTCAATCCAATCTCAAAATTCTTTACCTGTAACTGGCAATGTAGATACTGCTACCCTCTATGTTATAAACAGCATGCTTGCCACTAAGGCGGGAGTTAAACTTTTAAATTTCAGCACTTTACCATTAGTTTATGGAACCACAAGCAGTGATACTGTAAACCTTCAAAACACTTTAATTTATTTAGGTTACAGTATTTCAAGTGCTACAGGTTATTATGGAACTCAAACTAAAAGCGTAGTTAGCTCAATCCAATCTCAAAATTCTTTACCTGTAACCGGAAATGTAGACGCTGCTACTCTTAAGGTTATAAACAATATGCTTATAAATAAGCCAGAAACTAAAAACTTAATCTTCTAATTAGAATTTCAAAATAGTATATAAGTTTTATCATTCTGTGGGAAGCCATTTTCTGGCTTCCCTATTTTTAAACTCATCACCATAATCAGTCGCTCAAACATTTATTTTCCGTTTTGTTTCTACGTTAATTCTCTTTCTTTTTTAAAACATTGACTACTTTAGTTTCATTATCATAATGAGCTCCTATTAAAGCTCTTAATGTATAAGTTATTGTAAGTAAGGTGTACACTACACAAAGAATAGTTTTTTTATCAATTAACCCTAATACAGCAGCAATAGCAAAAGCAGCTGCCGCAATCAAGTTCAATTTCCATCTTTTCATCTTCAGCATAGTTTTTCCCTCCATTATTTATTTTTTTTTCTTTCACTCATTCCATCAAAGGAATTAAAAAAAACTGTATCTTCAATATCAAGTCTATTGTAATGCAGCGGGTGTGGTGTTGATTTACTTGCTGGATAACCTATTGGAAGAAGTGCTACTGGAACTAGATATTCTGGTATCTCAAAAGTTTCTTTAATAATATCTTCATTAAAATGCCCTACCCAAGTACTACCAAGTCCTAAATCAGCAGCTTCAAGCATCATTTGAGTTGTAACAATGCTAGCATCAACAACCCCCATATCTTTTTTATCATGGGGTCTTTTCCAGCTATTTTTACAATCATAACATACCAATAGAACTAATGGTGCATCAAAATGATATGGAGTACAGGCTCTTAACTTTGTCAAATTTTCTTCATTTTCAATAACCAATATTCTTTGGGGCTGATAATTTACAGCAGTTGGTGCAACTCTGCCAGCTTCTAAAATCAATTTTAACTTTTCCTTTTCTACTTTTTTATCACTAAAACTTCTAACAGAATGTCTTTCTTTTGCTAGTTGTAAAAAATTCATATTAATCCCCCTACTATACAATATATAATATGGATTCCAAAGTTAAACTTGTTTAATGCTGCTTATATATACTGTTCAAATATATTCTCTATATACTATAACACACTTACAAAAATAAACAAGTATTCATTATTTTTCAAAACCAAATTTACATTGTTTACTTTAAATCAGTATAAATCTACAAAAGCTTTGCCATGCAAAACTCATCCACATACTCATCATCTATAAACATTGAATTTTTTTTAATTCCCTCAATTGAGAATCCATTTTTTTCATAAAGACGTTTAGCTTCCTCGTTGTCACACACGACTGTTAGCTCAAGCCTTTTTATCTTCTGCCTTTCTGCCCACAAATTCATTTTTCTAAAAAGCTTACTTCCAATACCTTTTCCTTGAAACTCTTTTCTTACTCCAACCACAACGTATGCACAGTGTCTCACTCGTCTAGTAACGCCTCTTTCAGCAGAAATAAATCCAATGATTTTCCCATACTCTTCAGCTACTAACAGCAAATCGTTTCCTTCTACTGCTTCTTCAATTAAGCTTTTTATAAAACTCAAGTTTCTAACTCTTTCTCCAGGCTCATACATCATATACTTTGTTTCTTTGTCCAATTCATATTGCATTTTCCAAAAAGCATCCGCATCAATAGGTCTTATTTCTCTTATAATCATAAATATCCTCCTAGTTGTAATGTCCTTAAATATTATTGCAATTTTGTTTTATATTGACCAATATAATGAGATAACCTTGAATTTAGTTCTAATACCCTTTCACCACTATGGTAGCTTATTATTTCGCTTGCTACTTCAATTTCAATGTAAATTGCCCATCCTTTACTAATTAGAATTAATCTACTTAATATTTATTATAACACATCTTACAAAATATTACATGTTATAACATAAATATTTCTATATTAACATTTTATTTAACGAACGTTCTCCTCTTTAGGCAAATTATTATATTTGAAGTTTTTAAATTCATAACAAGCTTTCTTATAACAATAGTATCATTGATTATATTTAAACCATAATAATCCTTGTATTCTTAAATATGTAAACTTACTAAGTTTATTTTTTTTCCTCTATTGACAATATTCTATGGGTTGTAGGAAGATATTTTACATTATATATTTTCCCTTCTATAACCTGCCAACCATAAAGATAGCAGTGCTTAAACTCCACCCTTTTATTACTTTTTACACTTATTCCATCTACTTCTTCTGTCCTTATTGTCGTAATGCTTCTTTGAACAAATATTCCTTGAGGTTTACTAGTTGTACTCTCCCTTTTAACGTTATCAACCTTAATGGTATCAAAAATTATTCTTCCAATGCTGTACTCGCTTGCATCTACTTTTATATTATATATTGTCATAACTGATGACATCCCTAACAATATACCAGCAAATAAAAATATACCTCCAATTATTGATATAGTTTTTGATTCACGATTTCCATCATTCCTCTTTCTAAATATCTTTCTTTCTCTGAAAAAATCACCTAAGAGCAGGAACCCAATATAAAACGTAATAACATATATACATAAAACAACATTGTCTTTAAACAATTCAGCTTTAAAAGGTACATTAACAAAAAGAGCATATATACTTACAGAAATATGCATCACAACTACTATTATGTTTATCGGGTTTACTATTTTCTTAACCATTTTTCCTCCATCTTTTTATTCCCTTTATTCTTTTTATATTTCTCGTTTTCAAAATCACTTTGATTGTATGGCTAGTATCCTATGTGTTGTAGGAAGATACTTAACCTTATACACATGCCCTTTTAAAATTTGTGACACATAGAATGAACAATTCTTAAACTCTAGTTTCTTATTGCTTTTAATGCTTGTCCCATCTATTTCATTAATAATTTTGGTAGTAGTCCTATTAGTGCCCTTTCCACTATGAGCATTTCCTAATATAACATTGTTCACCTTAATACTATCAGAAATTATATTCCCAGAACTATATTCACTCACATCAGCTCTTATATCATATATATTCATAATAGAAGCCATACCAAACATTACCCCAACAGTTAAAGAAAAGATTCCAACTATGAAATTAGTCTTTACCCCATATTTGCTCCTTCTCCTGTTTTTAGGTGTTTTTTTCAACTTTAAAGCTTCTACTATGGAGTATTTTCCCATATAAAATAAAACTATATACATAATTAGAACAAAACTATATCCAATAAAATCTTCTTTAAAAGGTACATTGCAATAAAATGCATATATAGTAACAAAAATGTATGCTGTAATTATTATTATAGATATTAAGTTTATTATTTTCTTAAACACTTATTTTCTCCAATTTTACTTATTTTTTATGCACATATCTAAATATTCATAAAGCTTTTCTCTTCAAATAATCCAATACTAAATTATTTCATAGCCTAAATATAGGGAAACCAAGCTAATATTTTTCTCAGTTTCCCCATGACTCAATTATTGTATATTTTCCCTTTATTCAGCTGATCTTAAATGCTCTAATATATCACTTTAATTACATCTTCGCTTGTTATATAGAAAATCATCTCGATACCACTCAACAAATATTTTATAAGTTTTTTCTAAACGAAAACGCCATGATATGATAAGACCTTCCATTATTAAAATTTACTGTACATATCTTTTAATGAATCTCTTATCATGATCATTTGCATCTTCTTACAGTACGCTGCCACACTATTTCTAAATTAAAGTCTATTTTTTTATTTTATCTATCTTTAACTTTCTCATCTTTCTATCTATGGTTTATATATATTTATCTATCTATTGATTTTTCTTCTTTACTTTATTTAAGTAGTGGCACAGCGCCTATTTAAAAACACTTTCATTATAAAGCATCATTCCATATTTAATTTGTCTAGCAAATCTTTATACTTACTAAAGCATATTTCTCAAGTGAAACAACTCTTTTACAATATAATGAATATTTTTTATATATTTTTATAATATTATAATATACATAATTATAATATTCATCAACACATCTTAACTGAAAAACCTACCAAATATGAGTATTATACCTCTTAAGCTCCACAATGCACTTAGAATATGCCTAATATTATATTTTTGTTTAATTTTAAAGTAAATATAAACTATAAACTATTTTTTATACTTACTCATAAGACAAATTACGCTCGTTTAATTCCCATATATCACTTATACGGTATTAATTGTCATATTTCTTTATGATAAAATAATATAATAATTAAAATCTTAAAATAGTGTTTTAAATTTAAATGTGCATTGCAAATAACGCTAACTATAAGTACAATATATTTATCTAACAGCTTATAATGAATTAAATATATGGAGGAAAATATAATTATGATTTTGATAGGTGGATTCGTATTATTTATGATTTTTGGTATTATTTTAAGGACTGGAAAGGCAAATTGGCTAGTTTCTGGATATAGTATACTTCCTGAAGACGAAAAAGCTAAATTGGATATCCTAAAGCTTTACAAACGTACGGGAAATTTATTAATCTTTATAGGAATTGCTTTTCTTGCTGATTACCTTTGCAGCAAATATATACACTTTCCTTATGAACATCTTATACTTGTTGCTGTAATATTAATAGCTGTATTTGGAAATTTGATTTACATAAATACCGGAAACAGATTTACAAAAAAATAGCACTATCGTTTTTAAATAATAAGTAAATTGTAAACTTATGCATGCACCAATTTAGTACATGCATAAGTTAATTCCCTTTTGTATTATATTTACTTACTTCTTTCGTATATTATTTATTATATTCATTAAGTATTGATATTGTTAATATTTTTATTATTAATATACTACCTATTAGTTGATACTTAGTTTTTATTAAAAACATCTTTATAGCTCGGATTATCATTCATTTTAACTGGTACACCACCTGAATAATTACCAAGCTTTTGTAAAATTATTTCTCCAAGTCCTGTTGAATTATTATCTAATGCCCAAACTGCAATAGCAATAGTATTTTTACCATTTGGATCTAATACACCAGAGGGCAGTGAAAATAAATTCTGAGGTCCCAAACTATTTATATATTGACCAATAAGCCATCCATTTACATAAATATAAGCACGATAGTTTTTAGTATTATTATCCTTTATATAAAGTGCAAGGGGAACATCGCTCATTTTGGGGAAATTCAACTTGAATGTAGTTCTATACCACGAAACTCCTGGTGCTACTCCTCTTTGCTTTCCATTGTCTGGTAGTGTTACTTGTTTCCATGGTTTATCAGGAAAATTAGGCAGTGTCCAACCATTATTTTCACCATATAATCCACCCGCATTCATTGCCCCTCTAACAGGATCTATCAAAGTCTCTCCCCCCTTATTTCCTTGAATACTCCAGAAAATTGATGTTGTATCTCCTTGAAGCGATGCCTGCACAAGTCCACGTGGGCTTTTATGTGTATCCTTGCATCCACCATCTTCATCATGTCCCATGTTCTGTACCATCACTGATATGACATTGTCATCACTTGTTTTTAAAACATTTTTAGGAAATGTAAAATTCTTAATTCCGCTTAATGAAGCACCTAAGTAAAAACCATTTATCCACACAGCATATGCTCCATTTGTTCCTCCTTCTCCATCTAAAATAATTCCTGTTTCTTTTCCACTTGCCTTAAAGTGTCCTCTAAACCAAACAACTCCGTGATGAAAACCATAATCATCTGCATATAATACAGTTGGGGTTAAAGGCTTTACCGGATTATTTGTAGTTGTTTTATTTGCACTTATCCAAGATGAATCATCAAATTCTGACTGTGCTTCATTAGTTTCATATGAGTACTTCCAATTTGTAATAACTGGAATTAATACTTGTTCTGGCGATAACAGAGAAAAAGTATATGATAAATAAGAAGTTTGTAATGCTTTAACTTTTTCACCATTCCACTTGATTTCATTGACAGACGTTGGAGCAAATACCTCTATATCTGATGCCTTATCAGTATCACCTTGTAGTTCTAATTTATTTCTATCACGTATTGATGCAGATCTTACCAAATAAGGTCCCCTAACTAAAATCTCTCCTATAGAAGTATCTTCACACCAGAACGTTTGAGCCGTTATATCCGTTGTAAAAAGCAGCATTAATTCTTTGTTGTCATCTTTTATCATTACACGTGAAATACTTCCATCATGTTTATAATTTAAGCGTAGGTCTCCACTTACAGAATCATACCTTGACTTTACATTTCCACATAAAACAGTCACTTTAGGTTGATTTTTATAACGAAGAACTGTTTCACCATCCGATTCTTGTCCTCCGTAAAAAATAGCAGTGTCTCTATTTCCTTGTGTAACATAAGTATATAAATTAGAAGTTGAATACACTAAATGCTCTGACCCAAGTTGAAAATTAGCAACTATAAATTTAGATTCTTGTCCATTTATATTGATTGATGTACCAGGTTCTTGTGGAAGTATATAAATGCCATCTGCGCTCTGAATTTTCAAAGTCGTATTATCATTACTAATTGAGGAACCATTACTATGACGCAGTATATAAAACTGAGTTTTTGTATCCGAATTTTCAATTGCATTAGCTAATAAATTAGGATTACTTGGAGCTTCTATGGTTGTTAATGGATCTGTCTTTGTAAGAGGGGTAAGCGTTCTGTACATAGTTGCAAGTAGCTTTTCTTCATTATACTTTGATCCAAGCTGACGGCTCTCACTTATTGCCGCTGTATAATCATAGGAAGAGTACACACCTGGAAAAGGCAAATACCCCCAATTTGTTCCACCATAAGTCATGTAAATACTCATCATAGTTGCTCCTTCAGATACAACATGGTTGTATAAAACGTTTTCATAATTAGCATTATAATTTTTAGAAAGTATAGCGTAACTCTTTCCTCCCCAAGGATCAAACCACCCACCTCCTAGTTCCGCTAAAAACACTGGACTATTTGGTGCAAATTTACGCGGATCTCCGTAATATGATGGAATTGCCGCTAGTCCAGGGTAACTGTCATATGCATACATATCTGGTGCACCAGTTCCACTAGACCATCTTCCTTTTGGCCCACTTTTGTCATTATGAAAAGTTGGTACATTAATTCCATCCTTACGTGCTTTGTCTCTAATGTTCTGCATATACAAGGCATCTCCACCTGTATACTCATTTTCCACTTGGTACAAAATTACGCTTCCTCCATTTGTAATTTGATGCTTTTCAATAATTGGATCAATAGCACTCAGCCATTGTTCATAGGCAGCAGTATAATCTTGTGAAGCAGTACGCGCTCTTCCCTGCTGTGTTGTTAACCAACCTGGATATCCTCCTCCGTCAGTTTCTGCATTAATATATGGACCTGGTCTTGCAACTACATATAACCCAATCTTTTGTGCCATAGTAAGGAGTTTATCAACATCGCGAATTCCAGAAAAATCGTATTTCCCTTGTTTAGGAGAATGAAAACCCCAGTTAAAGTAAATGGTAACAGCATTAAAACCAGCTGCTTTCATTTTTTCTAAAACATCCATCCAGCCAGATTGACTTGGTAAACGCCAATAATCAAACTCACCAGAATAAAGAAAAATTCTTTTTCCATCAATCATCAACGAATAGTGATCATACGAAACATTATGAATTCCTTTTAATCCTTGAGATGATGGCAAAGTAAATGAATCATTATTGTTGCGTGATATTTTCTTCTGTATAGTATCAGCATATATTTTTGAAGGGAACGTTACCGCTGATATATAAATACCAACGCCGAGTAAACACATAAGTACTTTTTTAAAATTATTATTCATTACTATCCTCACTGACAATTATATACATAAATATTATAACATATCCATATAAAACTTTTTATAAATAACGAAACATATTTAACAAAAATTTATATTGCTTTTCAAAGTAAATAATGTATATAATAAAGAAACTAGTGGAAATGAAAGGGTGAAATGCCTAACATGGAAAAGTATAATTTAATTAATGAAATTAACAGCATCATGCCTAATTATGATGTAAAAAATAAAGATATTTCCCTTGATGTATATGTAAGTCCAAAACAAGAGGTGTGCATTATAGGACGATTAGATAGTAACTATATATGTTGGTGTTCTATTACAAATCTTCAAAAAAAGGAAACTACAATAGAAATTTTAAATTGCCTACTGAAATATGATAAAAAATTCATTTCAAACGAAAGTGTGCTAGGAAATCTCTATAAAGAAGTTATGTCATGGCATAAATTATCTATTAAAAGAGTAGAACATAAAGACGGCCCCCGCTATTACTCACCAGTAAATAATTGCTTTTGTGGCGGAGAAGAATATAATAATGGAGAATTTTTATTTAATGAAATTAGTACTTTCTATAGCCTTGAATTATCTAAATGCAACTATCGTTTGATTGACAATTCTTATACAAAAATACTTAACGAATATAAAAACATTTTAACTAAAGATACAGATTCTTATTATTATTGGAAAATGAAGCCTTTAATATCAATACTTCAAAGTGAAAGCTATATAAAATTGTGCAGAGATGAAAAAATACGAAATTTGTATTTAGCTTGTGTTCAGGAATGTTCTAATTTATATAACCGATATATGACAGCAGTACGTTAAAATTTTCTTATTTTAACCTCTATGCTTATATTAATATGATTTCTAACAATGAAGATATTGGCTTTATCTTCATTGTCTAACAAACTATTACCTTCATAGACCTCCCTTCTCCTAATTATATTCTTCCAAATACACCACTCTATTTTTCAAATAAATTCATCTTACAATTTTATACATACCATCAAACTTCCATAAATATTTGTATTTAAATTCTTAACCAATTAACTATTCTTTACTTTTTTATATTTATATTTAGAAATTAAATGTAAATATTTTTTTTACAAAACTTTTCTTCTCCCTACAACTTTTCCTTATTTACATATTGGTTTACTTTGTTTTATTGCGTTAATGTCTTTATTCCTGTAAAAATATGTTCTTAGTATATTACCTGTATAACGATTTTCTAAGATTTATTTTACGCTCCATATTAACAAAAAATGGATTATACAACTCTAAATTTTATCATAATAATACATTATTTCCAATTGCAAACATAATAGTTATTCACAAGAAAAACCCCTCTTTCTGTAAGATGTAAACGGTTATTTTTACATTAATGCTTTTAACAAGCTTTTTTGCTTATTTAACAACAGTTGACACTTTTTATTTACAAATATTATAATTATTATATACTAAATTACAAATTTAATAAAATAATGCACTTAGGGGGAATATTTTATGAAAAAGAAACTATTATCTTTAGTCTTAACCACTGCTGTTGTATCCAGCATAAGTGGTTTCAGCTCAGTTTCAGCTCAAACTTTAGCTACTAAAAAACCATCAGTTAAACAAAATTACTCAGTAAAAAGGTCAAATTCTAAGGTTATCGCAAATGACTTTGAGGATCAAAAGAAAAATGTATTTTTGCATGGAAATCTTTCTGGTAAATTACAAATTAATGAACAATCTATTTTAGCCTATCTTGAACAAAATAAGTCTCAATTCTTGAATGTAAGTGGAGCAAATAATTTTAAGATACTATCTATAGACACAGATGAATTAGGACTTACAAAAGTTAAAGTAGCTCAAACAGTAGATGGAACACCAATACGTGGAAGTCAAATTATACTGCACTTGGACAAGGATGGTGTAGTTAAAAATATTATAGGAGCTGTTAATAAAGATTATAAAAGACCTCTATTTGCAGCTAGGTCCCAAGGGGTTACAGCCACTCAAGCAATTTCTATAGCAAAAAAACAATTTTCATTTAAATCTTTGGTAGAAGCACCTAGAGCACAAAAGCAAGTTATAGTTAAAAATGGAGTGGCTACTACAGTTTACAGTGTAAACATTCATTATAACGACCCTGATATAGCAAATTGGGAAGTTCTAATTGATGCCAACTCTGGAAAAATAGTTAGAACTTTAGATAAAATAGAATATGACGGACCTGCAACTGGTAAAGGAACAGCAGTTGACGGAACATCAAAACCTCTTAACCTATACCTTACTGGAAGCACATATCAGCTTATAGATACAACCAAAGCAATGACAGGAAAAATAAAAACTTATACCGCTAATAATAGAGAAGTTGAACCTGGAACCTTAGTTACTAGTAAATCAAATATTTTTACTAATGAAGCTGCTAAGGCAGAGGTTAGTGCTCATTATTATGCTGGTGTAGTTTATGACTTTTACAAGAATGTGCTTGGGAGAAATAGTATAGATGGAAATGGTATGAACATAATTTCTACAGCTCACTATGGACAATCTTATGACAACGCTTATTGGGATGGAAGTCAAATGGTTTATGGTGATGGTGACGGAAGTGAATTCACTTATTTCTCAGGAGATCTTGATGTTGTTGGACATGAACTTACTCATGGTGTAACTCAATATACTGCAAACTTAAATTATGAAGATCAATCTGGTGCTTTAAATGAATCTATGTCTGATGTATTTGGAGTTTTAATACAAACATATGATAAGTACAATGTTAAAAATGGCGGTAATTGGGCATTTAGCGCATCCGATTGGGTTGTAGGAGACGGTTTATTTCTAAATAATACAACTCACAGAGCATTAAGAAGTCTTGCCAATCCAACTCTTTATGATCAACCAGATAACATGAATAATTATGTTAATACAAGTGATGATAACGGTGGTGTTCACACAAACAGTGGTATACCTAACAAGGCAGCTTACTTAGTTGCAAAATCACTTGGAACTAACAAAACAGCACATATTTACTATAGGGCCCTTACTAATTACTTAACTTCAGATGCAGATTTTTCTTCTGCAAGAAATGCTTTAGAATCAGCTGCTTCTGACTTATACGGCTCTTCTGGTTCAAATGCTGTAGACTCTGCTTTTGATAATGTTGGTGTTTCTTCAAATAGCGATAACTATTAATTCTAGGTATAACTAAAACACTCTTACCCTATTACAATTATGTAATAGGGTATATCTTTCTGAAATATAATGCTAATTTTGATATTTTCATTTCCACAATATTTTATAACTTTATCCATCTAGTATATACAAAATTATCATTACTTTTCCAAATTTTTATTTCATATTACATCTTATCTACGAATTACAATGCATTATTTAATTTTCATCATTTGAGACAATTCTTATATAGTCATGCTATATAGGTATATAATGGCAAACTCTGTACTTTAAAGCCGTGTAAACGTTTCTTTTCACTTGAATATCACTATAGTAACTTTTTTACTATTTATCAATTAGTTGACATGTAACTTTTTAAATAATATAATTATCACATAATTATGTTATAGATTTAACAAAATAACATACGAAAGGAGGAGGCTTTTATGAAATGCAAATTACTTTCTACTATACTTACCACAATCATTTTATCCACTTTAGGAAGCTTTAACAATGTGCTTGCATCACAAATGTCAACCACAGATAAGAATTTTTCTTTTAGAAAAAAGACAAAAGTTCCTTACCAAGATGAAAAAAGCAAGATTTTTTTCAAGGGAAGCTTATCAGGAAAGTTGCAAATTAACGATAAGTCAATTTTAGATTATTTAGAAAAAAATAAATCTATGTTCCTTAATGTGAATTATAAAAGTAATTTTAAAATACTTTCGATTAATAAAGATGAGCTTGGTCTTACAAGAGTCAAAGCAATACAAACTTTAAATAATATTCCTATACGTGGAAGTGAGATTATACTTCACCTAGACAAAAATGGTGTTGTAAAAAATATAATAGGATCAGTTAATAAATATTACAAAAAGCCTCTATCTTTAGAAAACACTCATGACATTTCACCTAATTACGCAATATCAATAGCTGAAAAACAATTTAATTATAAAACCTTATTAGAAAAGCCAAAAGCTGAAAAGCAAGTTATAATTAAAAATGCTACAGCTATTTTAGTTTACAGCGTAAACATACATTATACAG is from Clostridium acetobutylicum ATCC 824 and encodes:
- a CDS encoding nitroreductase family protein → MNFLQLAKERHSVRSFSDKKVEKEKLKLILEAGRVAPTAVNYQPQRILVIENEENLTKLRACTPYHFDAPLVLLVCYDCKNSWKRPHDKKDMGVVDASIVTTQMMLEAADLGLGSTWVGHFNEDIIKETFEIPEYLVPVALLPIGYPASKSTPHPLHYNRLDIEDTVFFNSFDGMSERKKNK
- a CDS encoding M4 family metallopeptidase, which gives rise to MKKKLLSLVLTTAVVSSISGFSSVSAQTLATKKPSVKQNYSVKRSNSKVIANDFEDQKKNVFLHGNLSGKLQINEQSILAYLEQNKSQFLNVSGANNFKILSIDTDELGLTKVKVAQTVDGTPIRGSQIILHLDKDGVVKNIIGAVNKDYKRPLFAARSQGVTATQAISIAKKQFSFKSLVEAPRAQKQVIVKNGVATTVYSVNIHYNDPDIANWEVLIDANSGKIVRTLDKIEYDGPATGKGTAVDGTSKPLNLYLTGSTYQLIDTTKAMTGKIKTYTANNREVEPGTLVTSKSNIFTNEAAKAEVSAHYYAGVVYDFYKNVLGRNSIDGNGMNIISTAHYGQSYDNAYWDGSQMVYGDGDGSEFTYFSGDLDVVGHELTHGVTQYTANLNYEDQSGALNESMSDVFGVLIQTYDKYNVKNGGNWAFSASDWVVGDGLFLNNTTHRALRSLANPTLYDQPDNMNNYVNTSDDNGGVHTNSGIPNKAAYLVAKSLGTNKTAHIYYRALTNYLTSDADFSSARNALESAASDLYGSSGSNAVDSAFDNVGVSSNSDNY
- a CDS encoding DUF3784 domain-containing protein; the protein is MILIGGFVLFMIFGIILRTGKANWLVSGYSILPEDEKAKLDILKLYKRTGNLLIFIGIAFLADYLCSKYIHFPYEHLILVAVILIAVFGNLIYINTGNRFTKK
- a CDS encoding GNAT family N-acetyltransferase; this translates as MIIREIRPIDADAFWKMQYELDKETKYMMYEPGERVRNLSFIKSLIEEAVEGNDLLLVAEEYGKIIGFISAERGVTRRVRHCAYVVVGVRKEFQGKGIGSKLFRKMNLWAERQKIKRLELTVVCDNEEAKRLYEKNGFSIEGIKKNSMFIDDEYVDEFCMAKLL
- a CDS encoding PepSY domain-containing protein; protein product: MKCKLLSTILTTIILSTLGSFNNVLASQMSTTDKNFSFRKKTKVPYQDEKSKIFFKGSLSGKLQINDKSILDYLEKNKSMFLNVNYKSNFKILSINKDELGLTRVKAIQTLNNIPIRGSEIILHLDKNGVVKNIIGSVNKYYKKPLSLENTHDISPNYAISIAEKQFNYKTLLEKPKAEKQVIIKNATAILVYSVNIHYTDPHIANWEVLVDAKNGSVIKILDKIRYNDDIISKGTAFN
- a CDS encoding beta-galactosidase codes for the protein MNNNFKKVLMCLLGVGIYISAVTFPSKIYADTIQKKISRNNNDSFTLPSSQGLKGIHNVSYDHYSLMIDGKRIFLYSGEFDYWRLPSQSGWMDVLEKMKAAGFNAVTIYFNWGFHSPKQGKYDFSGIRDVDKLLTMAQKIGLYVVARPGPYINAETDGGGYPGWLTTQQGRARTASQDYTAAYEQWLSAIDPIIEKHQITNGGSVILYQVENEYTGGDALYMQNIRDKARKDGINVPTFHNDKSGPKGRWSSGTGAPDMYAYDSYPGLAAIPSYYGDPRKFAPNSPVFLAELGGGWFDPWGGKSYAILSKNYNANYENVLYNHVVSEGATMMSIYMTYGGTNWGYLPFPGVYSSYDYTAAISESRQLGSKYNEEKLLATMYRTLTPLTKTDPLTTIEAPSNPNLLANAIENSDTKTQFYILRHSNGSSISNDNTTLKIQSADGIYILPQEPGTSININGQESKFIVANFQLGSEHLVYSTSNLYTYVTQGNRDTAIFYGGQESDGETVLRYKNQPKVTVLCGNVKSRYDSVSGDLRLNYKHDGSISRVMIKDDNKELMLLFTTDITAQTFWCEDTSIGEILVRGPYLVRSASIRDRNKLELQGDTDKASDIEVFAPTSVNEIKWNGEKVKALQTSYLSYTFSLLSPEQVLIPVITNWKYSYETNEAQSEFDDSSWISANKTTTNNPVKPLTPTVLYADDYGFHHGVVWFRGHFKASGKETGIILDGEGGTNGAYAVWINGFYLGASLSGIKNFTFPKNVLKTSDDNVISVMVQNMGHDEDGGCKDTHKSPRGLVQASLQGDTTSIFWSIQGNKGGETLIDPVRGAMNAGGLYGENNGWTLPNFPDKPWKQVTLPDNGKQRGVAPGVSWYRTTFKLNFPKMSDVPLALYIKDNNTKNYRAYIYVNGWLIGQYINSLGPQNLFSLPSGVLDPNGKNTIAIAVWALDNNSTGLGEIILQKLGNYSGGVPVKMNDNPSYKDVFNKN